GTGATTGACACTGTTGGCCATCTCAGGTGTTCCCCAGcattacagaacattacagaggCACAAAAGGAATGAGTTATGTAAGGCTTACCTGTGGGAGACACCAGACTCTGGTTCTCACAGGGTTGTGACGCAGGTTTTTAGACCCTTTGAGCTTGTGCGACCAAAACGAGGAATGACTGTCTGAGCCTGCAGGCAGTAGGTTGTCTTGGGTCTCAAGCCTTGGATCAAAAGTTCTTTAGTGCAGCTCTCCATTTCATGTATCTCCTGCTCAGTAAAAGAATTGACTgatgtgggtttgtttgtgttgtgtttacagaaAAATATGCAACTGAGATGGACTCTGATACTTTGGACTGTCACAGACACTTTGCTCTCTTACCAGTAGGTGGCTCTGTAAAAGTATGAATAGGATAAAGACTGCTGTAAGAATGTAGAGAagtaaacaggagagagagacggaggttCCGGGGTGCTAAGCCATTTATGCTACCGACCTAAGTTGTTGCTGAGAATTCAGTAAAAGTTACTCCACAGTTCTCCTGTGATTCACTAACCAACATAACAGTTTGATGCTTTGGAAGTAGTGACCAACAGATTCAAATCAGTAGCTcaaaactgaagaaagaaaTAGCACTGGTATAAGTGCCACGAGCAAGGTGACTGTTGACGTgaaagacagatgaaagaagATTGACCTCTTTTAGCTGACGACAATGAACGTGAGACCTATCATTGTTGCACTTCAGTTTTTGCTCTGCAAACTTTGAAGTGCAACAAGGATAGGTTAGAATGTTCCATCACAGCTGCTCCTCTCATTGGCTGTGATGGAACATGACACCTGTCATTGTTGCAACTCAAAGTGGGCAGCAAAATTTTGTAGAagcaaaatttttttttttttccccagtaatGTCTTAGCtattttgcttgcttttttttctgacccacatcaaacaaatttcaaatccggttattttttatttatttatttatttttttgagtttgttatttttttattttttatcttttttttttttttttttttttaaaaagaaagttacaaaattcaaatgaaatgttcaagAAGGAGTGCATCCTACCTCTTCCACTTCATTGTGCATCACATATATCCTGAATATTAGTTTCTGCAGCTTCAGCACAGAGATCCTGGTGCCATTCTGTCTCCTATAGGGAGTACGTGGAGGTTTGACCCGAACCACAATGCCACGCTCAGTTCCATTCAGTTTCAGCTGGGGTGGACTGAAATTGGCTGTTATGGAGAGCAAAAAGTAGCAATGCAAAAGTGCTCCATGGTACAACTTTCTGAACTAAGTTCATTTGTCGCCTACAAATTACCCTCTGGCTTCCAGTATGTtccctgttctgttcttttttttttccactttgagGGGGCCAGTTTTCTTTGACTGTATATCATCTGAGAGCACAACAGTCACTCAGtctgagagaatgaaaaggCAGTTGCTGCACCTTTTACTATAGGCAGAATTCATCTTGCTGCACCAGAAATTGTTTTACCAGAAGAGTGCTGTTTAAATTTTGGGGGTATAGATAAACATAATATGTTTAGTTACTTACACTCTGCTTGTGGGTGAAACCTGGCACTTATCACCCATGGGGACTGGCCTGCTTCAGAGGTTGACTGTACCCTAGCATAGTACCATTCTCGAGGGTCTGACGTCTCTTGGCTCAGGTCACATTGTGATATACTGATACTCTGACAGTGTTTGGCATCTGTCCAGTGCTTATCTCCATACCTGAGTTCCACAGGAGAGCAAAGATGATAATTTTCCTCCTTACGCTTCTACAACAAGCTAAGCAACAAGCTCCAAATATGCATAAAAATCATCcaccttttattttgttttgcaaaaaTTCTTCAATCCTCTTCAAGCATGTGGTTTAACAAATTTAGGGATGAAATACTCACTGGAATGTACATCTAATATATCAAAAGTATATTTAAGCATAGTATAGCATTCTTATTTACCCTAATATTAACCAAAAGATATCAGGTTGGATATCTGAATCAGAAATTTGGCTTTGCTGAAGTTAGCaacattcccccccccccccccccccatataaATACAATTCAGAAGCAAGACTCACACTTTGTACTGGACAGAGTACTGGAAAATCTGGTGAGAGGTGGGGTGCTTCCAGTACAAAATATTTCTGTAGTCCAGTGACTGAAATTTCACCCCACGTGGTCTCATATCATCTTGCAGAGTCAAACTGCCTgtagagaagaagaaaagaggagcaCAATGTCACCAGTGGTGATTTCATCCATTACATTACATCCTCTTGAGTTCAGGTGGACCAGCTCTGTGAAAGTTGAAATAAGGTTAAAACTTACTGTCTCTGCAACAGATGAATGTTAGATTGCATAGCAGCAGAAGCAGAATTAAGCCAGACATGTCTGCAGCAGTGATTCCTTTAGCTCTTTCAGCTTAGCTCCTTTTAAAGCTGAAATCTTCCTCTTTTCGCAGTTTTTTTTCGTACAAGGAACGTTGCACCTGGTCGGTACAAGGGATCCTTTTGTGACGTATATATCAGTGCATATACCAAAGGAAGTCATGTGTGTTTCCCATTCAAATGTGATTGGCATGACCTTTTTTAGTCACATTAGtcacatctctttttttcattgaagACAGATTTAATTTTAGAAGTCAGTCATGTACTCAAAAAGATGACAAATGGTTTTGAAGCAATATATGTTTGCGTTTAGGGTTCGACTATGTAGATAACATAGAATAAGACCCTGTGACCTGTCACAGATCTAtccaagctaaaaaaaaaaaaaaaaacttaactcAGAGTTCAAGTTTGATTAATTATTTGAATGTGATTTACTTAAATTACTTAAAACTATGATTTTAAGCTGAGTCATTGGGATGTTCCAGTTTCCCTGTAAACGGAGCGTGATCCTCCCGCTCCTGTAACCCATAGGGCAAGTtgaccttttcttttgttcctcaCTCTTTGTTGGCATTCATACTTTCAC
This sequence is a window from Chanos chanos chromosome 4, fChaCha1.1, whole genome shotgun sequence. Protein-coding genes within it:
- the il22ra2 gene encoding interleukin-22 receptor subunit alpha-2 gives rise to the protein MSGLILLLLLCNLTFICCRDSSLTLQDDMRPRGVKFQSLDYRNILYWKHPTSHQIFQYSVQYKVYGDKHWTDAKHCQSISISQCDLSQETSDPREWYYARVQSTSEAGQSPWVISARFHPQAESNFSPPQLKLNGTERGIVVRVKPPRTPYRRQNGTRISVLKLQKLIFRIYVMHNEVEEEIHEMESCTKELLIQGLRPKTTYCLQAQTVIPRFGRTSSKGLKTCVTTL